The following are from one region of the Nostoc cf. commune SO-36 genome:
- a CDS encoding clan AA aspartic protease, translated as MIHGTVVGLQARMSVLVRLEDKSHVEIEFVIDTGFEGFLTLPPDLVAKLSLPYIAKIQANLADNSKTTTNAHAIKIVWNGAEREVIVLAMGRRPLLGTALLVDYHLSIDFYEGGTVLVDEIL; from the coding sequence GTGATACACGGGACGGTGGTTGGGCTTCAAGCACGAATGAGTGTTTTGGTTCGTTTAGAAGACAAGTCACATGTAGAAATTGAGTTTGTTATTGATACGGGGTTTGAAGGTTTTCTTACCTTACCACCTGATCTGGTTGCAAAACTTAGCTTGCCATATATAGCTAAAATTCAAGCAAATCTTGCCGACAACTCCAAGACTACAACAAATGCTCATGCAATAAAGATTGTGTGGAACGGTGCGGAGCGAGAAGTTATTGTGTTGGCGATGGGTCGCCGTCCTCTTCTGGGAACTGCACTACTTGTAGATTATCATCTCAGCATTGATTTTTATGAAGGTGGTACTGTCTTGGTTGATGAAATTTTGTAA
- a CDS encoding type II toxin-antitoxin system RelN family antitoxin has translation MKAVKVMATINEQGQIILDHPLITDKNSRVEVIILIPEEEVLDNQSQAEVLADFRQAWHEAMTGQTIPVAQLWEGLENG, from the coding sequence ATGAAAGCAGTTAAAGTCATGGCAACGATTAATGAGCAAGGACAAATAATTTTAGATCATCCTCTCATAACAGATAAAAACAGCCGCGTAGAAGTTATTATTCTAATTCCAGAAGAGGAAGTTCTAGATAATCAATCTCAAGCAGAAGTCTTAGCAGATTTCCGGCAAGCTTGGCACGAAGCCATGACTGGGCAAACTATCCCGGTGGCTCAACTTTGGGAAGGGCTGGAAAATGGCTGA
- a CDS encoding aldehyde dehydrogenase family protein, with protein MTKTIEVRNPRTGKFDYVIIPPPPRLVVQQCKRTRRAQIRWQQLGLERRIEALQQWKQAILSGRDRLTEALVNDTGRLSTSILEIDSFLSSIDRWCRLAPELLQESAKNTAIPFIALQQTSVPYPLVGVISPWNFPLLLSTIDTIPALLAGCAVIVKPSEIAPRFVAPLKTALNAVSELRDVLTFVEGAGETGSALIENVDLVCFTGSVATGRKVAQAAAKQFIPAFLELGGKDPAIVLESANLELATSAILWGSVVNTGQSCLSIERIYVADSIFEKFYHQLVAKAHRLQLAYPTVESGEIGPIIAEKQAAIISDHLVDAVEKGAVIHCGGVIEDLGGGWWCRPTVLTQVNHSMKVMTEETFGPIMPVMPFSTVEEAVSLANDSIYGLSAAVFASEAEALEIAQQIDAGAISINDAGLTAIMHEGEKNAFKISGLGGSRMGAAALKRFMRKKAILIKTNDTNDPWWFENGE; from the coding sequence ATGACAAAAACAATAGAAGTCCGCAATCCCCGAACTGGCAAATTTGACTACGTAATTATCCCGCCACCTCCAAGGCTGGTGGTACAGCAATGTAAGCGCACACGTAGGGCACAAATTCGCTGGCAGCAGTTGGGTTTAGAGAGGAGAATTGAAGCCTTACAGCAGTGGAAACAGGCGATATTATCTGGACGCGATCGCCTTACAGAAGCTTTGGTAAATGATACAGGAAGATTGTCAACTTCTATACTAGAAATAGATTCCTTTCTCTCTAGTATCGATCGCTGGTGTAGGTTAGCACCAGAATTGCTGCAAGAATCTGCAAAAAATACAGCCATTCCCTTTATTGCCTTGCAACAAACATCGGTTCCTTATCCGCTAGTTGGGGTAATTAGCCCGTGGAATTTTCCACTTTTACTGTCTACTATTGATACCATTCCGGCATTGTTGGCGGGTTGTGCTGTGATTGTTAAACCCAGTGAAATCGCTCCCCGCTTTGTAGCACCACTCAAAACAGCACTCAACGCCGTTTCTGAATTGCGCGATGTTTTAACTTTTGTGGAAGGAGCAGGCGAAACTGGATCTGCTTTGATTGAAAATGTAGATTTAGTTTGTTTTACAGGCAGTGTAGCCACAGGAAGAAAAGTTGCACAAGCGGCTGCTAAACAGTTTATTCCAGCTTTTTTGGAATTAGGAGGAAAAGACCCTGCGATCGTTTTAGAATCAGCCAATTTAGAATTAGCAACCTCAGCAATATTGTGGGGTTCCGTCGTCAACACCGGACAGTCGTGCTTATCAATTGAGCGAATTTATGTTGCTGACTCTATATTTGAAAAGTTTTATCATCAATTAGTAGCAAAAGCACATCGCCTTCAACTAGCCTACCCCACAGTCGAAAGTGGAGAAATTGGCCCCATCATTGCCGAAAAACAAGCAGCGATTATTAGCGATCATCTTGTAGATGCAGTGGAAAAGGGAGCAGTAATTCACTGCGGCGGCGTAATAGAAGATTTAGGTGGCGGTTGGTGGTGTCGTCCCACAGTACTTACCCAGGTTAATCATTCCATGAAAGTGATGACCGAAGAGACTTTTGGCCCAATTATGCCAGTGATGCCTTTTTCCACAGTAGAGGAAGCAGTATCTTTAGCCAATGACTCAATTTATGGATTAAGTGCTGCTGTGTTTGCCTCGGAAGCCGAAGCCTTAGAAATTGCTCAACAGATAGATGCAGGTGCTATTAGTATCAACGATGCTGGACTAACTGCCATCATGCATGAGGGAGAGAAAAACGCCTTCAAAATCTCCGGTTTGGGAGGGTCACGCATGGGTGCGGCGGCGCTGAAACGGTTCATGCGAAAAAAAGCTATTTTGATCAAAACTAACGATACTAATGACCCTTGGTGGTTTGAGAATGGGGAGTGA
- a CDS encoding type II toxin-antitoxin system VapB family antitoxin, producing the protein MADQPFIQVEASPTFNRNLRALAKKYRSIRNDIQPVIEQLEQGELPGDQIPGVGYTVFKLRVGNSDTQKGKSGGYRLIYYVKTATGIILLTIYDESLLNEALQLTNFTTQEELVNFALQELVRSRIDSSGTSHRKRNLFDLAGQIQLVPDFDHKALRETRHAAD; encoded by the coding sequence ATGGCTGATCAGCCTTTCATTCAAGTTGAAGCTTCGCCAACATTCAACCGAAATCTACGCGCTCTTGCCAAGAAGTATCGCAGTATTCGGAATGATATACAACCCGTCATCGAACAACTTGAACAGGGAGAGTTGCCAGGAGATCAAATACCTGGTGTTGGTTATACGGTCTTCAAGTTAAGAGTCGGAAATAGCGACACTCAAAAAGGTAAAAGCGGTGGCTATCGTCTGATTTACTATGTCAAGACAGCAACGGGAATTATTTTGCTGACTATTTATGATGAATCTCTCCTTAACGAAGCCTTACAACTCACCAACTTCACTACTCAAGAAGAACTAGTGAATTTTGCTCTGCAAGAACTTGTGCGTTCACGAATTGACTCTTCTGGAACATCACACCGCAAGAGAAACCTTTTCGACCTCGCTGGACAAATTCAGTTAGTCCCAGACTTTGACCACAAAGCTCTGCGCGAGACTCGTCATGCTGCTGATTGA
- a CDS encoding N-6 DNA methylase, translating into MNLADILKDSNYKLSQFTAAEIEQLEQSITPKATKSGEVPYIVCLVRQKAIKLTPEEAIRQLYLQVLTQRLHYPLSRIQVEYGVNFGREVKRADIVVMDKDRPNTVYMLVELKKPKLKDGKDQLRSYCNATGAPIAIWTNGDQISYYQRKDPNYFEDIPSLPNANQTLADILQIKFTLEDLIANDKLLKENKSLKTLIEEMEDEVLANAGVDVFEELFKLIFTKLYDEWYSGQGNRRKTRSLEFRNTGQTEAALKTKIQDLFDKAKQKWQGVFSEGAKISLTPSHLSVCVSSLENVKLFNSNLDVIDEAFEYLINQSSKGDKGQYFTPRYVIDMCVKMLNPQEYEYMIDTAAGSSGFPVHTMFHVWKQIMRDQGRETSHLFTAESKPPECDEYVKEKVFSIDFDEKAVRVARTLNLIAGDGEQNVLHLNTLDYELWDEITKEEDWDDTYNRAFSRLKKLRTDKSSYQRFQFDVLMANPPFAGDIKEPRMIARYDLAKKPDGKWQSKVGRDILFIERNLDFLKPGGRMAIVLPQGRFNNSSDKNIRDFIAERCRILAVVGLHGNTFKPHTGTKTSVLFVQKWNDDPKAGALCPRQDDYNIFFATMRKSGKDNSGEKMWRKISSSTSPPDDELGELMPPSPMQRVVGVEGNFLQDVHGHLVVDHDLYNHEGLTEDGIAEAFIEFAKKEKLSFFESSPSVAPFDAVRYQQLMDGLEAIEVLLGETLENKDFRIDSEFHKRPPIQNPNYSYVDVAETVTFVQYGISIEMNEEGEGTKIYRMNEIHNMLCDTDVSKFADISSVDIEAFKLKDRDILFNRTNSFEFVGRTGIFRSLSDENLVFASYLIRVRTDESKILPEYLVAFLNSSLGIWDIKRRARISINQSNVNAQELAAVKIPLLNPEFQSGLKKLFEQAHYDRLKAKEIYQQAEDLLLSELGLNDWQPTEETFAIKSFAESFLSSSRLDAEYYQPKFDQLIERLEEKVELTPLGDLLTLNQRGKQPQYIENEDEHELGLLVVNSKHVREGEVILTDNRYAYLPENDNPLTIKTDDVLINGTGIGTIGRCAPYLYEQQALPDNHVTILRTDLLDPVYMSIYLNSIIGKLFVEKHFKGSSGQIELYPNEIAQFQVWDAPDSVQQKIRSKVEVSHQKREQSKQLLEIAKTGVERAIETDEATATAWINQQLEALGINLSNSN; encoded by the coding sequence ATGAACCTAGCCGATATCCTCAAAGACTCAAATTACAAACTGTCGCAGTTTACTGCGGCGGAAATTGAACAGTTAGAGCAGAGCATTACTCCCAAAGCAACCAAAAGTGGCGAAGTGCCTTATATCGTTTGTTTGGTGCGTCAGAAGGCAATTAAGCTTACGCCAGAGGAAGCAATTCGGCAGCTATATTTACAGGTTTTGACTCAACGGTTGCACTATCCCCTCAGTCGCATTCAAGTTGAGTATGGGGTGAACTTTGGGCGGGAGGTGAAACGGGCAGATATTGTGGTGATGGATAAAGATCGTCCAAACACGGTGTATATGCTGGTGGAGCTAAAAAAGCCGAAGCTAAAGGATGGGAAAGATCAGTTGCGATCGTATTGTAATGCCACGGGTGCGCCGATCGCAATTTGGACGAATGGCGATCAAATTTCCTACTACCAGCGCAAAGATCCCAATTATTTTGAAGATATCCCCAGTTTGCCCAACGCTAATCAAACCCTGGCAGATATTCTTCAGATCAAGTTTACTCTGGAAGACTTGATCGCCAATGACAAGTTGCTAAAAGAGAATAAATCCCTCAAAACCCTGATCGAAGAAATGGAAGACGAGGTGCTGGCGAATGCTGGGGTAGATGTATTTGAGGAACTATTTAAGCTGATTTTTACCAAGCTCTATGACGAGTGGTATTCTGGGCAGGGCAACCGCCGTAAAACTCGTTCTCTAGAGTTTCGCAATACAGGACAGACAGAAGCAGCGCTCAAAACCAAGATTCAGGATTTATTCGACAAAGCTAAACAAAAGTGGCAGGGTGTGTTTAGTGAAGGAGCCAAGATTAGCCTCACACCTTCGCACTTGTCGGTTTGTGTGTCGTCATTGGAGAATGTGAAGCTGTTTAACTCCAATCTGGATGTAATCGATGAAGCCTTTGAGTATTTGATTAACCAAAGCAGCAAGGGGGATAAAGGGCAATATTTCACGCCGCGCTATGTAATTGATATGTGCGTGAAAATGCTCAATCCCCAAGAGTATGAGTACATGATCGATACGGCGGCGGGTTCATCGGGGTTTCCGGTGCATACGATGTTTCATGTCTGGAAGCAGATTATGCGCGATCAAGGACGAGAAACCAGTCATCTGTTTACGGCTGAATCAAAGCCGCCAGAGTGCGATGAGTATGTCAAGGAAAAGGTATTTTCGATTGATTTTGATGAAAAGGCGGTGCGGGTGGCACGAACGCTAAACCTGATTGCTGGGGACGGTGAACAAAATGTGTTGCATCTGAATACGCTGGATTATGAATTATGGGATGAAATTACTAAAGAGGAAGACTGGGATGATACTTACAATCGGGCGTTCTCTCGGTTGAAAAAGCTCCGCACCGATAAAAGCAGCTACCAACGGTTTCAGTTTGATGTGTTGATGGCGAATCCGCCCTTTGCCGGAGATATCAAAGAACCGCGCATGATTGCCCGTTATGATTTGGCAAAGAAGCCGGATGGTAAGTGGCAAAGCAAGGTAGGGCGCGATATTTTGTTTATTGAGCGCAATTTGGACTTTTTAAAACCGGGAGGTAGAATGGCGATCGTGCTGCCTCAAGGACGGTTTAACAATTCATCGGATAAAAATATTCGAGATTTTATTGCCGAACGCTGCCGGATTTTGGCGGTGGTTGGGCTGCATGGCAATACGTTTAAGCCGCATACGGGTACAAAGACTTCGGTGCTGTTTGTGCAGAAGTGGAATGACGACCCGAAGGCGGGCGCACTTTGCCCTCGACAGGATGACTACAACATCTTTTTTGCGACGATGCGGAAATCGGGGAAGGATAATTCTGGGGAGAAGATGTGGCGGAAAATTTCATCGTCTACTTCACCGCCTGATGATGAACTGGGCGAATTGATGCCGCCTTCTCCGATGCAGCGAGTGGTTGGGGTGGAGGGCAATTTTTTGCAAGACGTTCACGGTCATTTAGTGGTGGATCATGATTTGTATAACCACGAAGGACTGACGGAAGACGGCATTGCAGAAGCGTTTATTGAGTTTGCCAAAAAGGAGAAGCTCAGTTTTTTTGAATCCAGCCCATCTGTTGCGCCGTTTGATGCTGTGAGGTATCAGCAGTTAATGGATGGGCTGGAAGCAATTGAAGTTTTGCTTGGTGAAACCTTAGAAAATAAAGATTTTAGAATCGATAGTGAATTTCACAAAAGACCACCTATTCAAAATCCAAATTATAGTTATGTAGATGTTGCTGAAACCGTAACTTTTGTGCAGTACGGAATCTCGATAGAGATGAATGAAGAAGGTGAAGGCACAAAAATATACAGGATGAATGAAATTCATAATATGCTCTGCGACACCGATGTTTCAAAGTTTGCAGATATTTCTTCTGTAGATATAGAAGCTTTCAAACTCAAAGACAGGGATATTCTATTCAATAGGACAAATTCTTTTGAATTCGTTGGAAGAACAGGCATTTTTAGAAGTTTATCAGATGAAAATTTGGTTTTCGCATCTTATCTAATACGAGTAAGAACTGATGAGTCAAAGATTTTACCTGAATATTTAGTCGCATTCTTAAATTCTAGTTTAGGAATTTGGGATATAAAAAGACGGGCTAGAATTTCAATCAACCAGTCAAATGTCAATGCTCAAGAACTAGCAGCAGTAAAAATTCCTTTGTTGAATCCAGAATTTCAGTCAGGACTCAAAAAATTATTTGAACAAGCACACTATGATAGATTGAAAGCAAAAGAAATCTATCAACAAGCTGAAGATTTGCTATTGTCGGAGCTTGGCTTGAATGATTGGCAGCCCACGGAAGAAACCTTTGCCATCAAGAGTTTTGCCGAGTCGTTCCTGTCCTCTAGTCGCCTCGACGCTGAGTATTACCAGCCAAAATTTGACCAACTCATTGAACGACTTGAAGAGAAAGTTGAACTAACGCCCCTCGGTGATTTACTCACCCTCAATCAACGAGGAAAACAACCTCAATATATCGAGAACGAAGACGAGCATGAGTTAGGTTTACTTGTTGTTAACTCCAAGCACGTTCGAGAAGGTGAAGTAATCCTGACAGACAATCGCTATGCTTATCTGCCAGAAAATGATAATCCGCTTACAATTAAAACTGATGATGTTCTAATAAACGGTACAGGTATTGGCACAATTGGACGCTGTGCGCCTTATCTCTACGAACAACAAGCTTTGCCAGATAACCACGTCACTATTCTTAGAACTGATTTACTTGACCCGGTTTATATGTCGATTTACCTCAATAGCATTATTGGAAAGCTATTCGTTGAAAAGCATTTCAAAGGTTCATCAGGGCAAATTGAGCTATACCCCAACGAAATTGCTCAATTTCAAGTTTGGGATGCGCCAGATTCCGTTCAGCAGAAAATCAGAAGCAAAGTTGAAGTCTCTCACCAAAAGCGGGAGCAATCCAAGCAACTGCTAGAAATTGCTAAAACAGGAGTAGAACGAGCGATTGAAACAGATGAAGCGACAGCAACGGCTTGGATCAATCAGCAGCTTGAAGCGTTAGGAATCAATCTATCAAACTCAAACTAA